A stretch of DNA from Ricinus communis isolate WT05 ecotype wild-type chromosome 4, ASM1957865v1, whole genome shotgun sequence:
TCAAAAAGGTAATAGTCAGCACTAAGTGCTGATAAACTGACTGATTGGGCATTATGAGATTGGTTAAAGCACTATATCCTGTAGTGAAACAGATttgataaaatgataatacCTGAAACGTTCATTTTGGGTCGTTCAGCACTAGATGTATGCTTGATATGAAATGACTAGATATAAATTGAGTATGcagggaaagaaaagaataagagggaataGATGCATCGCCAATGTTGGAACAGAAATAAGGTGTTGGATGTAATGACTTGAGGGAGAGGATACTGATGGACACAAATAACTTATTTATACACAACTACAAAAGCCACAATGGTTGATACATAATGAACTTTTGCatggctaaattaaaatatcctttTGAAACAGATGAATCTGATTACTGGAGAAGAGACTACGCTAGATACACAACCAAGCAAAATTTACTGAGGCAtggaaatataataaatatcaaaaaatcaTACCATAGAAGCATACGACTTTAACAGGGGCTTGGTTAACTGCCAAATTGGTTTAAATATGAAGGGAGCATCCACAAAGAGGACTTCACCCAACCGCTTCGGATAATAGTAGTAAAATACATCAAACTGCCAAAGATGAGAGGAAACAATCAACCTAAACTTTCCTTGGTTCAATTTCCAGGCAAATAGACCCATTGCAATGTCTCAATAAGGTAATGACACAAGAAAAATCAAGTAGATATAAAATTAGGTAACattaaaagaagagaaagtgGGGAGTAAGGCCAAGGAAGAATAAGGGATTTCTTCTGTGggctttttctttaaaagaaaaaaccttcACCCCCCTATAAATTTGGTGGCCACAACACCAAGAAATTATAGATTTcgatttcactatttttccaaAATCAGCATTGAATTTCTGAAAATTACCACGAAAGTCAAGAACTTGAGATCAGAATTTTCAGTCTTAAAGCCCCTAAGATCAAATACTCCAAGTATTTTAGTTTGTCCTGCTGGGAGCTTCGCCAATGCCTTCTCTACTAGAAAGACACATAGCCTCTCATCTTCAACAGGATCATGCACCTGATATCATTCATTATATGCTAATTGTTATAGTACACacacaaagaaaatgaataattaaaaattcaagttGATCATAGTTTGAGTAAAAATTTTACAGAAAAGGGGGTTGAATTTTATAGTCTTCATCCAGCCATCAATACTCTCTAGTCTTCGAAAATGTTACAAGAGTACgataataataactataaGAGGGGAACAAGCTGCTAACTTCAAAccagaaaatgaaaatatatcttaccaaccaaaataaaaattccttGAATGTgatacttaaacttaattagCGAACTCCTTACTTGActtaaattgaattgattgatAATTTGCAAAAGGAGGTGAGATATTTCTATGAACTTTAAAAGCTTAACTCTCAATTCATGAAGTCAATATACTAGACTTTCAAAAAGCCCCATGCAGGGAAGTAGCTATGATCATCTAGATTTAGTACAACATGCAAGGGAAAAAAAGTTACTGCTTTCTTTCGGGACTGCAGGGTCCTTAACAAGGTTGTGCATTTTGTAAATCaattgaattaataataattgctTATGAAGCCAAAAAGTATTTGTAAATGAAATAGGGAAAAATGAACGAGAAAACTTACATCAGGAAAGTGCTTGGACGCCACCACTACAAGCACTGGTCTCCCATGGACATCAAGAAATCCATGCACATAGGATTTTCCAGTGTCAGCTACACTTTTCACCAACTCTTCAGTCAATTCAGAGACTTTAAATTCTTGACGCCATTTCTAATAAGGGTAGAAGGAAAACTAAACAGAAGTTGATAAGTTCATACAAAGCTGTAAATACAGCTGAAAGCAAAAGTGAGATAGTTAAGGATACAATGGCTTTAGTCAATTTTGCAACAGCTTCTTCAACAGAAAACTTCCTGTCTTTTAGAAACCAAAGGATCATGTCTTCATCATCTCTGCCATTTTGGCCTACTGGAAGACTATGATGTTCTTTTTCAAGCTTATCCTTCACTTCTAAAACTAGCTGATACATAAAAACAGTAAATTATGTAACTTTGCcatatgtaattatttaatggtggaaattaaatagttcAATAGACGGATTAAATATTACTTggaaaaaattgcataaatttGCTTCGTCTAATTCcttcatcatttttttaatttccaaAGAAAATGAACATAAAAATGATACATTCTAATCGAGTTATATAGTTGGAGACAAAAAGAAActcaaaccctagtttctATGCTACTATATAGAGGTCGAGACATTCTGTTAAAACTCTTACCTTTCGAGAATGACTAGGGTCTAAACTGCAAttctgaattgaaaatttgcaGTTTCGAGAGGGAGTTTTTGTTAGATTGGTTGGAGCAATTAGTGGACGGCCTAAACTGTGGGAAGAGCGAAACGCCATTTTCTCCAAATGCTCACTGATTCAACTAACTTCTTGTGTATTTGTTTGTTTCCCGGGAAATTGGCtggtaaaagaaaacaaatccaGCGGTGGGTAAGAGCCGTGGAGTAGAGGTGAGGTGAACGTCCTCGTTTTTATTTCGGGCCTCAGTTTGGGCCAACTTATTAGATTTCGTCGTTAATAGTTGGAGCCTACGGAATTTGGCTATGGGCTTTATTGCATTTTAATAGGACCTGAAATATTGCAACATTTACGTTGAATTACAATTCAGTTATTAATAATTACCTTCTTTTTCAATTGCCTCTGACTTGGAGCTTTTAATTTCCCACCTTCACATttcaagaaatataatttctttgaagatgGAAATACATTTGgctattttcaaatatatgaaAGATTACGGATTATGGGTGCTCTATAAACAGTTTTGCGTTGTTAAATGTCATGAGTTACCCTATATAATTTAGTAAGGCTTCATTCTTGTATGGGATGGGATCATCTGCATGAGAGTTGTTTAGTATTATGTTTGATGTTGATGCTAAGTAGTGGAGCTATGTATCTTACAATCACTTGACTTGGGAGCTATAGGCACATGACTTTCTAGCATGTGACCCTCGCAGCAATCATCTTGAAGATGAATTTGCAAATGGAGAAGATCTCCACACATAACAACCACAACCCAGACAAGATTAAGAAACATTCTTTTCCAACAGATTTAATATATCCAGTCCTTTCATGTATTGGGTGTAGGCAatagaagagaagagaatgGCAGGTGACAACTTTCAGTgggatatatattttgtttatgtcCCACATAAGATATCCAATGCTTACTGTAAAGTAAAGGCAAACTAATATTGTTGCCTGCCAGTATCATACAAGGCCAAGATAGCTTGTTCTGTTTTTTTTCTAACAGCTTAAAACTTCTTCACATCTGGGTTTTTGATTTTGTCCCTGTTTTTTTGTAGTTACTGCTTGTATGGGTGTGTGTGTTTCTCGGTTCTGCTGGCTTTGGGACCCCCAAAATTTTCCTTGttcaaaaagaaagatttgAATGTATGTAGGCGgtgaaagaaattttatgaatCCCTTGCTTATTATTAgtttagaataataataaagtgaCTGGGTAGAATATGATTAACTTATGCAGCTAATTAGGCATAAATTTTGTCCAAAGATAATTGAGTCAAAAGttatcattaaaattttagaatttacttCCGGAACAACTTAATTACCTTACAAGACAAAGTATTTCTTTAACCTTGTTATGCAGTGGTGTCGACCTCTTTCCTTTTGTTGTTAGGTTTCTTTATCCATTTAATTCTCCTGTGTCCACTTTTATCAAGTTAATTCTTCCTCGTAAGCAATGAAGAACCTTGCAACCACCCATTAAGCTATCTGTATTCCTTCCACTTTCCAATGATGCCCcttcttttacttttcaaGTGGATTCAAGAAGGATCTCATTCTCTTTCCATATATCTTAGTTTCCACCAGGAAAATCATCTCTTGGGAAAAACAGTGGAACTGTTTGCTTAATTCTTTCCAAGCTGGAAATAATGAAGTTTAATTAAGTCAATTATCATTATCATAGCAGCATCAAACAGCTTGCATGGCTTCATTagtgaaaagaagaaacaataagTGATAACATAACTAAGCTTATCCACTATGTAGGATAAGGTTTATAATTTCTGATAAAATGGTATTATGATTTACTACTGAGTTACTTTTGCTGATTAAAGCATTGATAGGATTTACTTTCCCATATTCATGACTTCACAGACAGGACCAATTATTACattgaatttaatttcattgttgatagaagaaagaaaaaagttgaCAGTCTTGTTGTCTTGGAA
This window harbors:
- the LOC8258695 gene encoding uncharacterized protein LOC8258695 isoform X2; translation: MAFRSSHSLGRPLIAPTNLTKTPSRNCKFSIQNCSLDPSHSRKLVLEVKDKLEKEHHSLPVGQNGRDDEDMILWFLKDRKFSVEEAVAKLTKAIKWRQEFKVSELTEELVKSVADTGKSYVHGFLDVHGRPVLVVVASKHFPDFDVFYYYYPKRLGEVLFVDAPFIFKPIWQLTKPLLKSYASMVRFCSVDTVRKEYFTEETVPPDFRD
- the LOC8258695 gene encoding CRAL-TRIO domain-containing protein C3H8.02 isoform X1; the protein is MAFRSSHSLGRPLIAPTNLTKTPSRNCKFSIQNCSLDPSHSRKLVLEVKDKLEKEHHSLPVGQNGRDDEDMILWFLKDRKFSVEEAVAKLTKAIKWRQEFKVSELTEELVKSVADTGKSYVHGFLDVHGRPVLVVVASKHFPDVHDPVEDERLCVFLVEKALAKLPAGQTKILGVFDLRGFKTENSDLKFLTFVFDVFYYYYPKRLGEVLFVDAPFIFKPIWQLTKPLLKSYASMVRFCSVDTVRKEYFTEETVPPDFRD